In Microplitis mediator isolate UGA2020A chromosome 9, iyMicMedi2.1, whole genome shotgun sequence, the DNA window ATGACACATCTGCAATTTATCGGAAATTAACATTACGTGAATTACAACGTGAAGTACCTCAATTAAAGTGGCGGGATTATCTACAGACATTTTTAAGTACGTCAATTACTGAAGATGAACCGGTTGTTGTTTATGCGATGccatattttattcaaatgggTCGAATTATTGAGAAAACTGACAaaaggttttattttatttatttttatttttttttatttgaatatttattaatattattgtttaggACAATTCATAATTACATTATTTGGCGACTAGTAATGTCGCTAATGCCGCATATGATTGATGATTACCAACAAAAACGGGTTGAGTTTCGTAAAATACTTTTAGGAATATTGAGCGAAAGAAATCGCTGGTCGCAATGTGTCGAGTGgacgaataaaaaacttggGATGGCTGTAGGTGCATTATTTATTCGTGACAATTTTAATCACGAGAGTAAGGTgactattgaattttttaaaaagatttttttaaattatgtatgGGAGAGCGGGACACGACGGGGTACTCAAgcgagtaattatttttcatggatTTTAATcactagatattttttttttcttaatttatttttaacagagcagtgaacattttttaataattttgattacaaaaaaaaattgttttcttatTCTAAGTACTATAGATAATCCTCGTaattctaaacttcaaaacgtgacacaacgacggaatttttttaaacgtttttgGAACTTCCGAAAatgcgaaaaaaattattgacttaATACTATAgtttaaatttagaaataaattaactttttgagACTCTTTTGTAAACTTTTTAGACTCTTCATTAAAAGTAATagattttgtcatttttttctagtgcAAAATACGGTCAGAAAAAGCTGCCTTTGAACGGTAACCGAGCTAATGAACTTTGAAACTTCAACTTGAcaatttgaactttggtaaAGTTGAATTTTGACGATTTGAACTTTgttaaatttgaacttttataaataaatatgaatatgaatgaataaatatcaaagttgattggtaaaaaaataattatattaaaaaaaaattatttttgatgaaagaaattatttttgatgaaagaaatattaaattattcaaaggtCAAATTTGCTCAAGTTTAAATCGTCAAAGTTAAAAttaccaaagttcaaatttccgAAGTTCACTAGATATGGAACCCTTTCAACTATttcggagttttttttagcattATTTAATAGTATCTTCAATCATTGATATTTCCCTTGAATTTTCAAGTTTGAAATCAGTTAAGAAAAAAGTTCTTCGTTGTCTCACGTTTCGAAGTTTAGAAGTCAACgctttttcaaacttttttcaacaattgttatttttttttcttttttatggGTCCCGTGACAAAAATATCTCAcacaaatgtattttaaattatatgtatttttgcgcaaaaatttattatattataacaTATTTAAAGTATGAAATATATCCTTATATTTCATAACTCTATTGTTCCCTGGGCTCCTTTTAATACCCACCCCttatattatttgatataattaaattaaaatctttcatttgaagaaataaattgttagttatgaagaaaaaattcaggaaTAATTTCATTTAGGAGACTGCACTGGAGATGATTCACACTATTCGCGAAGCATTCAATGAATTGCTCGCCGAAAATCACTGGATGGATGATGAAACACGTGCCGTTGCTAAAAGTAAAGCTGATTCGATGAACGAAAGGATCGGAtatcccgaatttttgaaagatCCTGTTCAACTTTCTAAAgaatatattatggtaataatttttaaaattaatttgagtgattgaaattatataaatatatttgtactattgaataattagtaaaattttacagcttaatatAACAGAAGATCGTTTTATGGAAAATGTTTTGGCCGTTTTGAAATACGATGCTCGTcataatttggaaaaattacgTAAGCCGGTTGATAAAGATAAATGGTCAACGGAACCAGCTGTTGTTAATGCGTTTTATAAtccaaataaaaatgatattggtaataattttataaattatttatttttaatgtataaaataaaattaatatacagAATTTTTAAGTGTTCTAACCGTAAGATTAAAaagtagatttaaaaatagataTCGTACAATATATTGCGTGACAAAGGAtcaaacaagacgatttcagacgagggtgaagttggctgacattacccgcagtctgaaatcgtgttctATCCAGAGTTacatacaatatttttcatgattacctgcattggaattaaagtttcagtcagcagccagtcagaaacaagttaattttcgACGGTTACGTGCGTTAATAtccccggacaaaatatccacgacaaaatatcccagGAATAATATATCTCTGTGAcgaaatataagaaaaaaatagttttattattagattCGGTCCACTGCCTTTTAGGTCCAAGATGGGAAATTTCAGGGATGGCTTGCAAGGTTTATTGCTTTCTCTTTGCCTAAAAACATTAATAGATAACATTAATTAGCTTATTATCGTGctgtgcccttttttcacgaaTTTTGTGTGTGTTTATTCGAAAATAGGCCAACACATAAGCTTGTTATCGTGCTGgccgaaatttatttattaacatgatttttaatagaaattttgaactattgttatattttgtcggggatattaaCGCGTGTCACCATTTTCGACCAATGGTGTGATCAACTATTAGCGTAAGCGTAAATTGTCATttggaatttataattaagcagaaactataaatactattattttttgacactatttattattgacactaatttttataaaacttaatcacagtcagaactgtcatttacgtaaacaaaattaatgcactgaaattactattaaaaaaaatgacaaccctgattaaacaactgaattcgatcgaattgaacagaattaaatttttaattctatttaattaagataaattctgttaattcggtacctaacttaaaaattaattctgtctaattcaacaggaaaaccagaattcgtccgaattaaaacgaatttaaataattctattcggtttaattctgattaattcgaaaataattctccaatttctggttctgaatccgaattaaactgaattaaaacgaatttgaaatttttaaatcggtttcattctgtttaattcaaattcaaattttcaattcagtttaattctgttttgcagaattcgacagaatataacagaattaaaatttttaattcgctcgaattcagttgtttaataagggaagtatcagagtttaaattgcgAAAGCCAGTCAGCGGGCAGATACATTTTGTTTGTTCCCTCGGGACTAAAGTTTGTTTCTGCCGCTGACTGTATTCACAATTTACGCGTTTGCCAAAATCCATTCGCGGCATTGGACTGAAATTCGCTTCTTTCGACTgtctgtagagacactgaaactaaGTTTCGATGCTGCTATCATGaaattagtatattacacaccaagggCGAAAAGTAGGATATTCCAGCCCGTGTATCGGCCGAGCCGAAGGTGAGGGTGGCAAACACGCGGATTGGAACATCCTATCTTCCTCCGTGGTGTGTATACTATTTCTTACCAGATCTGTACCtgagtcaaaatttttacctcTGTTTGAGAGAAGAATAgcgcatgcgctaatttttatctcatatACAATAAGAATGACTTTCTTCCCTCCAAACAGGGCAAGAATTCAAACCTTGTATGCAgatatggtaaaaaaaagtgataaatatgtatatatttaatattgttaCAGTTTTTCCAGCGGGTATACTTCAGCCGCTATTTTACTCTCAACATTTTccaaaatcattaaattacgGTGGTATTGGAGTTGTAATTGGCCATGAGATTACGCATGGGTTTGATGACAAAGGCCGCCAGTATGACAAAGATGGAAATATGATGCAATGGTGGAATAATTCAACTATAAAAGCTTTTAGGGAAAGAGCCCAATGTATTATTGACCAGTACTCACGTTATAAACTAAAGGATGTTAACTTGTATGTTAATGGAAGAATGACACAGGGGGAAAATATTGCCGACAATGGCGGACTAAAACAGTCATTTCGGGTAcatatttactcattttttttataaattataaataaaaaataaataaatgaataatatgtTATATATCTTGATACTAGGCATACAGAAAATGGGTCGCTAGTTATGGGGAAGAGCCCATGCTTCCAGGAATTAATTTGACGcatgatcaattattttttcttaattacgCACAAATTTGGTGCGGATCAATGACACCAGAAGATGCTTTAACTAAAATACGTAGCAGTGTACACTCTCCTGGTCCTTTTAGAGTACTAGGTCCACTTTCAAACAGTAAAGATTTTGCTAAAGCGTATAATTGTCCTCCAGGGTCACCCATGAACCCGACGCATAAGTGTAGCGTatggtaattaatttacttttaactTTGGGCTCACCCtcataaaaatatcatgtATAATAAACATTAGGGtgattgttaaaaattaaattttctcaggcgcaCCATAAAAACttgttagtga includes these proteins:
- the LOC130675223 gene encoding neprilysin-1-like isoform X3, with product MKSESNNGYLRSSVITEESEFLPSAAREIPHTGVPLQVTCSTRGNAGTTTTTTVIHRPANSSRMPGITRATSITRRRGGPTNRQQLLAVLAITLLVGSLFTLILLALHRSRECAKETRPNVCLTEECVRTASSLLAAMDPTASPCVDFFQYACGTWNRLHIIPEDRSSINTFEVLSDQLKVILKRVLEEPPNSHDNSATLKAKTFYKSCMDIPQIRHIGDAPLKETLKKLGGWPVVEGNNWKPPRDSIEILLGSLRGEFNEGVLVEQWVGPDDKNSSANILQLDQMQLALPSRDYYLKSNSKSELRAYHRYMTNVSVLLGADPKIAAEEFESVIYFEKQLANASLPEADRHDTSAIYRKLTLRELQREVPQLKWRDYLQTFLSTSITEDEPVVVYAMPYFIQMGRIIEKTDKRTIHNYIIWRLVMSLMPHMIDDYQQKRVEFRKILLGILSERNRWSQCVEWTNKKLGMAVGALFIRDNFNHESKTALEMIHTIREAFNELLAENHWMDDETRAVAKSKADSMNERIGYPEFLKDPVQLSKEYIMLNITEDRFMENVLAVLKYDARHNLEKLRKPVDKDKWSTEPAVVNAFYNPNKNDIVFPAGILQPLFYSQHFPKSLNYGGIGVVIGHEITHGFDDKGRQYDKDGNMMQWWNNSTIKAFRERAQCIIDQYSRYKLKDVNLYVNGRMTQGENIADNGGLKQSFRAYRKWVASYGEEPMLPGINLTHDQLFFLNYAQIWCGSMTPEDALTKIRSSVHSPGPFRVLGPLSNSKDFAKAYNCPPGSPMNPTHKCSVW
- the LOC130675223 gene encoding neprilysin-1-like isoform X1; protein product: MKSESNNGYLRSSVITEESEFLPSAAREIPHTGVPLQVTCSTRGNAGTTTTTTVIHRPANSSRMPGITRATSITRRRGGPTNRQQLLAVLAITLLVGSLFTLILLALHRSRECAKETRPNVCLTEECVRTASSLLAAMDPTASPCVDFFQYACGTWNRLHIIPEDRSSINTFEVLSDQLKVILKRVLEEPPNSHDNSATLKAKTFYKSCMDIPQIRHIGDAPLKETLKKLGGWPVVEGNNWKPPRDSIEILLGSLRGEFNEGVLVEQWVGPDDKNSSANILQLDQMQLALPSRDYYLKSNSKSELRAYHRYMTNVSVLLGADPKIAAEEFESVIYFEKQLANASLPEADRHDTSAIYRKLTLRELQREVPQLKWRDYLQTFLSTSITEDEPVVVYAMPYFIQMGRIIEKTDKRTIHNYIIWRLVMSLMPHMIDDYQQKRVEFRKILLGILSERNRWSQCVEWTNKKLGMAVGALFIRDNFNHESKETALEMIHTIREAFNELLAENHWMDDETRAVAKSKADSMNERIGYPEFLKDPVQLSKEYIMLNITEDRFMENVLAVLKYDARHNLEKLRKPVDKDKWSTEPAVVNAFYNPNKNDIVFPAGILQPLFYSQHFPKSLNYGGIGVVIGHEITHGFDDKGRQYDKDGNMMQWWNNSTIKAFRERAQCIIDQYSRYKLKDVNLYVNGRMTQGENIADNGGLKQSFRAYRKWVASYGEEPMLPGINLTHDQLFFLNYAQIWCGSMTPEDALTKIRSSVHSPGPFRVLGPLSNSKDFAKAYNCPPGSPMNPTHKCSVW
- the LOC130675223 gene encoding neprilysin-1-like isoform X2, coding for MKSESNNGYLRSSVITEESEFLPSAAREIPHTGVPLQVTCSTRGNAGTTTTTTVIHRPANSSRMPGITRATSITRRRGGPTNRQQLLAVLAITLLVGSLFTLILLALHRSRECAKETRPNVCLTEECVRTASSLLAAMDPTASPCVDFFQYACGTWNRLHIIPEDRSSINTFEVLSDQLKVILKRVLEEPPNSHDNSATLKAKTFYKSCMDIPQIRHIGDAPLKETLKKLGGWPVVEGNNWKPPRDSIEILLGSLRGEFNEGVLVEQWVGPDDKNSSANILQLDQMQLALPSRDYYLKSNSKSELRAYHRYMTNVSVLLGADPKIAAEEFESVIYFEKQLANASLPEADRHDTSAIYRKLTLRELQREVPQLKWRDYLQTFLSTSITEDEPVVVYAMPYFIQMGRIIEKTDKRTIHNYIIWRLVMSLMPHMIDDYQQKRVEFRKILLGILSERNRWSQCVEWTNKKLGMAVGALFIRDNFNHESKETALEMIHTIREAFNELLAENHWMDDETRAVAKSKADSMNERIGYPEFLKDPVQLSKEYIMLNITEDRFMENVLAVLKYDARHNLEKLRKPVDKDKWSTEPAVVNAFYNPNKNDIVFPAGILQPLFYSQHFPKSLNYGGIGVVIGHEITHGFDDKGRQYDKDGNMMQWWNNSTIKAFRERAQCIIDQYSRYKLKDVNLYVNGRMTQGENIADNGGLKQSFRAYRKWVASYGEEPMLPGINLTHDQLFFLNYAQIWCGSMTPEDALTKIRSSVHSPGPFRVLGPLSNSKDFAKAYNCPPGSPMNPTHKCSVW